The proteins below are encoded in one region of Ostrinia nubilalis chromosome 3, ilOstNubi1.1, whole genome shotgun sequence:
- the LOC135088003 gene encoding tubulin monoglycylase TTLL3-like isoform X1: protein MPLRKKKCIRKKKKSVASSSFPKKLSKHLRQDGVFGGSGPTIERHPSVLSKKSPYKHYDKGGVQRIMSPFNRFAHNSPRIADRKRYNTMGLQSTYRSTGLSPKEKAYVICSCQTRSSRYVKLKNLASTAIKENKIFSIYGSCGAVRKALLERGWVEKIPPNRMNLSKIRNGTFTNKSEIHGELERLLLSNLVEKYNPNFIWRVKDEQREPPMIDMNSAKECNTIVNKLKTDAQWTTKQGLCSSMKRNYWFYIEDVAEVNGPRTYNSYDVGEIEGFVKDYKITACTSLLKWILSMVANERPVFIKSGKMSINVLVFALNRCKEYLFRKQHKDIDRSLSTASSGQWSAFLKKYYRIIAKQDVFQEDKDNKLPLYLGYAKCLLKEIHRYRPQLSCEGCHNIWIIKPAHCSRGRGIRMASKLGVITNLLHKANAKYVIQKYIEEPLLIHDTKFDIRQYYLVTSTFPLVIWMYTDCYLKFSSQKYNLKNYHESIHLTNNAVQRKYKNCMGRHSELPQNNMWDLGMYKDYLKKIGKSAVWDNIIYPGMKKSIVGIMLSCQDSLTVSKNRFELYGCDFILDKEYKPWLIEINSCPDLNHTTQVTAKICPAVVSDIIKVVVDYAGNTSLPTGKFECIYRQPISIPRYGGAADLFVRGYTLPLDYFYRGNIEIKESYDDPDIGKERDIKAMLNKLKHIYDTDIMVQPDDDDEPEVDSVSSKHEDPLPCDHNTESENELSVAATVITEQLDEIVDRITTSENSFDSKSEEKLDVPSTHSSKKHKHIVKRLQSVTDIKALLKNSCSRFASMEALSIKKTFSFSELDDGPQGKGSFVEFNPIKRMFENLSPNIGISNDENNTQDEIIKATSKIISFINQKEKEYFQEFLK, encoded by the exons ATGCCACTCAGAAAGAAGAAATGTATCAGAAAGAAAAAG AAAAGCGTAGCTTCTAGTTCGTTTCCAAAGAAACTCTCGAAGCATTTGAGACAAGATGGTGTTTTTGGAGGATCTGGACCCACAATCGAGAGACATCCTTCAGTCCTGTCCAAA AAATCCCCTTATAAGCATTATGATAAAGGCGGCGTCCAACGGATTATGTCACCATTTAACCGGTTTGCGCATAACAGTCCTCGAATAGCTGATAGAAAAAGATATAACACCATGGGTCTTCAAAGCACTTACCGATCCACGGGGCTCTCGCCCAAAGAGAAAGCTTACGTAATTTGCAGCTGCCAAACAAGGTCATCGCGATACGTAAAACTTAAAAACTTGGCTTCAACTGCTATTAAAGAGAATAAGATATTTTCCATCTATGGTAGCTGCGGTGCCGTTCGCAAAGCCTTACTTGAACGCGGGTGGGTAGAAAAAATACCACCTAATCGGATGAACTTATCCAAAATACGTAATGGTACATTCACTAATAAATCAGAAATACATGGAGAACTAGAAAGATTACTTTTATCCAATTTAGTTGAGAAATACAACCCGAACTTCATTTGGCGCGTTAAAGATGAACAACGCGAACCACCGATGATAGACATGAACTCTGCTAAAGAATGCAATACTATAGTGAATAAACTTAAAACTGATGCCCAGTGGACTACAAAACAAGGGTTATGTTCATCGATGAAGAGAAATTACTGGTTTTATATTGAGGATGTAGCTGAAGTCAATGGTCCACGAACATACAATAGTTATGATGTTGGGGAAATAGAAGGATTTGTGAAGGATTACAAAATAACAGCTTGCACTAGCTTATTGAAATGGATTCTTTCTATGGTTGCTAATGAGAGGCCAGTATTTATAAAATCAGGCAAGATGTCAATCAATGTATTAGTTTTCGCACTAAATAGATGCAAAGAATACTTGTTCCGAAAACAACATAAAGACATCGATAGATCTCTGAGCACTGCAAGCTCCGGACAATGGAGTGCGttcctaaaaaaatattacagaaTAATTGCAAAACAAGATGTATTTCAAGAGGATAAAGATAACAAACTGCCACTTTACTTGGGATATGCTAAGTGTTTACTAAAAGAAATACATAGGTACCGCCCTCAACTAAGTTGCGAGGGCTGCCACAATATTTGGATCATAAAGCCTGCTCATTGTTCTAGAGGTAGAGGCATTAGAATGGCTTCTAAATTAGGAGTCATTACGAACTTATTACATAAAGCTAACGCTAAGTATGTCATCCAGAAATACATTG AAGAACCACTGCTCATTCACGACACCAAGTTTGATATCAGACAGTATTATCTGGTCACGAGCACTTTTCCTTTGGTAATATGGATGTATACAGACTGCTATTTGAAATTCAGCTCTCAAAAGTACAACTTGAAAAACTATCACGAATCAATTCATTTGACTAATAATGCAGTTCAGAGGAAATACAAGAATTGTATGGGACGGCATTCGGAGCTACCACAAAACAATATGTGGGATTTAGGGATGTACAAagattatttaaagaaaattggAAAGAGCGCAGTATGGGATAATATTATTTATCCTGGAATGAAAAAGTCGATTGTTGGCATTATGCTCAGTTGTCAAGATTCTTTAACTGTTAGCAAAAATAGGTTCGAGCTCTACGGTTGCGACTTTATTCTGGACAAAGAATATAAGCCTTGGTTGATTGAAATCAACTCTTGTCCGGATCTGAACCACACTACCCAAGTAACGGCCAAGATATGCCCCGCTGTTGTTTCAGACATAATAAAAG TGGTTGTCGACTACGCTGGCAATACGAGTTTACCAACAGGAAAATTCGAGTGCATTTATCGACAGCCGATATCTATACCACGCTATGGCGGTGCGGCCGACTTATTTGTCCGTGGGTACACTTTGCCCTTGGACTATTTCTATAGAGGCAATATAGAGATCAAAGAATCTTATGACGATCCTGATATTGGCAAGGAACGCGACATTAAAGCGATGCTCAACAAATTGAAACATATCTACGACACTGATATAATGGTTCAGccagatgacgatgatgaaccAGAGGTTGATAGTGTGTCGAGCAAACATGAAGACCCATTGCCTTGTGACCATAATACTGAGTCGGAGAACGAACTATCTGTGGCAGCTACGGTGATCACTGAGCAGTTGGATGAGATAGTAGACCGTATTACCACTTCCGAAAACAGTTTTGATTCAAAGTCCGAAGAGAAACTGGATGTTCCATCGACACATTCTTCCAAAAAACACAAACATATCGTCAAGCGATTGCAAAGTGTTACCGACATTAAGGCTTTGTTAAAGAATTCCTGCAGTCGTTTCGCTTCTATGGAAGCACTGAGCATCAAGAAGACATTTAGTTTTAGTGAGTTGGATGATGGCCCTCAAGGCAAAGGAAGTTTTGTAGAATTTAATCCCATCAAAAGAATGTTTGAGAACTTAAGTCCTAATATTGGTATTTCTAACGATGAAAACAACACGCAAGATGAAATTATAAAGGCCACCTCCAAAATTATATCTTTTATTAaccaaaaagaaaaagaatattttcaggaatttctCAAGTGA
- the LOC135088003 gene encoding tubulin glycylase 3A-like isoform X2 — translation MAVTMDLEESASDSKLHKDSTAKKELRPSSAVSFSKSDHGPEPACSNEQLKQFKSWVSNERWNELKKLAENAMRERKVFMIKGGGFPAVRRALLERGWIEKYESHKARHPPANMDPKKATGKELNRVERMILYKFMEQHSVDFLWTTKRDKYDWLLSNKEVIISRFCRSIFTTKEGLTTSLTQMHWYTEPGVALTRFPRCYNIHNSDSLEEFIDDFRITACISILKWLSNAVQTGGEQTLVVTHGKVPFSSIDFAITRLNEYISFFTHKDIDDTEDQAQHIWEHEWDQFLTHHYLLVHEKAKFMEDKNTNLRQLERKAAKTLATMTKFWPQIDIDGVLNIWIVKPGNKCRGRGIQLMNNIKDIIGLINIPAQKTRYVVQKYIENPLVIYDTKFDIRQWFLITNCQPLTIWIYKDSYLRFSSQIFSLSNYHESVHLTNNAVQTKYKNNGDRDKALPDENMWDCHTFKAYLRQIGKYEMWDSKIYPGIKQSLIGAMLACQETMDKRQNSFELYGADFMLTEDFTPWLIEINSSPDLAPTTSVTARLCPQCLEDVVKVVLDRRHNPEADTGTFELAYRQVIPKAPAYLGLSLCVNGKKLYKKSKERRHEPKTVTPLEPRAPSGDTNPDQDQPVPAEYSGPIITDFLTWLNPYDALPTNKDGILIGPKDSLTDTSRKARKKFVRI, via the exons ATGGCTGTAACGATGGACCTGGAGGAGAGCGCGTCAGACTCGAAACTGCACAAGGATAGCACGGCCAAGAAGGAGTTACGGCCCTCGAGCGCTGTCTCGTTCTCCAAATCAGATCATGGGCCAG AACCGGCATGTTCTAATGAGCAACTGAAGCAGTTCAAATCCTGGGTAAGCAACGAGAGATGGAATGAACTGAAGAAGTTGGCTGAAAACGCGATGAGGGAGCGAAAAGTATTCATGATAAAGGGCGGAGGATTCCCGGCGGTGCGGAGAGCTCTCCTGGAGAGGGGCTGGATAGAGAAATATGAATCGCACAAG GCACGGCATCCACCGGCAAATATGGATCCTAAAAAAGCAACAGGTAAAGAACTTAACAGAGTTGAGAGGATGATTCTATACAAATTCATGGAACAACATTCAGTGGATTTCCTGTGGACAACGAAAAGGGACAAATACGATTGGTTGCTTAGTAACAAAGAAGTTATTATTAGCAG ATTCTGCAGGTCGATATTTACAACCAAGGAAGGTTTGACGACGTCTTTGACCCAAATGCACTGGTATACCGAGCCCGGGGTTGCGTTAACAAGGTTCCCACGCTGCTACAACATTCACAACTCGGATAGCCTTGAGGAGtttatcgacgattttagaATAACAGCATGCATCAGTATCCTAAAATGGCTATCTAATGCGGTGCAAACTGGCGGGGAGCAAACTCTGGTCGTGACTCACGGAAAGGTTCCGTTCAGTTCAATAGACTTTGCCATAACTAGACTTAACGAGTACATATCGTTCTTCACACATAAAGACATAGATGATACGGAAGACCAGGCTCAACATATTTGGGAACACGAATGGGATCAATTTCTAACGCATCATTATCTCCTGGTTCACGAAAAAGCCAAGTTCATGGAGGACAAAAATACTAACTTAAG ACAACTTGAAAGAAAAGCTGCCAAGACTCTAGCGACGATGACGAAATTCTGGCCCCAAATTGACATCGACGGCGTCCTGAACATCTGGATAGTGAAGCCGGGCAACAAGTGCCGCGGCCGGGGCATCCAGCTCATGAACAACATCAAGGATATCATCGGCCTCATCAACATACCCGCTCAGAAGACTAGATACGTTGTGCAGAAATACATTG AAAACCCCCTTGTTATTTATGATACCAAATTCGATATAAGACAGTGGTTTCTGATCACGAATTGTCAACCGCTCACCATCTGGATATACAA GGACAGTTACCTAAGATTTAGTTCTCAGATATTCAGCTTGTCAAATTACCACGAGTCTGTGCATCTCACTAATAATGCAGTGCAGACGAAATACAAAAACAACGGTGACCGTGATAAAGCGCTACCTGATGAAAACATGTGGGACTGTCACACCTTCAAGGCTTACCTTAG acAGATAGGAAAGTATGAGATGTGGGATTCGAAGATATATCCCGGGATCAAACAGAGCCTAATAGGCGCGATGCTGGCATGCCAGGAGACGATGGACAAAAGGCAAAACAGTTTCGAGCTATACGGAGCGGACTTTATGCTAACAGAGGACTTCACGCCGTGGCTTATCGAGATCAATTCTAGTCCTGACTTGGCTCCCACAACTTCAGTAACAGCTCGGCTATGCCCTCAATGCCTTGAAGACGTCGTCAAAG TCGTTTTGGATCGACGTCACAACCCGGAAGCCGACACAGGAACATTTGAACTGGCCTACAGGCAGGTCATCCCCAAAGCGCCGGCCTACCTAGGTTTATCGCTATGTGTCAACGGGAAGAAACTCTACAAGAAGTCAAAGGAACGAAGACACGAGCCGAAGACCGTAACGCCATTGGAGCCTCGGGCGCCGTCTGGTGACACGAACCCTGACCAAGACCAGCCGGTGCCAGCGGAGTACAGCGGACCCATCATCACCGATTTCCTCACGTGGTTAAACCCTTACGACGCCTTGCCAACCAACAAAGACGGAATTTTGATCGGACCAAAGGACTCCCTCACG GACACATCGAGGAAGGCGAGAAAGAAATTTGTCAGAATTTAA